A region from the Desulfoglaeba alkanexedens ALDC genome encodes:
- a CDS encoding UbiX family flavin prenyltransferase has translation MNPQDTRALIVGITGASGAPYARRLLHVLAAEDVPLHVVASAAARQVYSLEIGRPLEEDLPDQAVLHDERDLAAPVASGSFPARGMVIVPCTMGTLAAVAHGISGNLLHRAADVCLKERRRLVVVPRETPLHRIHLENMLAVTDAGGIVLPAMPGFYHRPHTVDELVDFVVARVLDQFGIAQNLIPPWTGDFSS, from the coding sequence ATGAATCCGCAGGACACGCGAGCTCTCATTGTCGGAATCACCGGGGCCAGCGGGGCTCCCTACGCCCGTCGGCTGCTGCATGTGCTGGCCGCGGAAGACGTGCCGCTTCACGTGGTGGCGTCGGCTGCAGCCAGACAGGTTTACAGCCTGGAAATCGGCCGCCCGCTCGAAGAGGACCTTCCCGACCAGGCGGTGCTTCACGACGAGCGGGATCTGGCGGCTCCCGTCGCCAGCGGATCCTTTCCCGCCAGGGGCATGGTGATCGTTCCCTGCACCATGGGAACGCTTGCAGCGGTGGCCCACGGCATTTCGGGAAACCTGCTCCACCGTGCCGCCGATGTGTGCCTCAAGGAACGACGGCGCCTGGTGGTGGTGCCGAGGGAAACCCCCCTCCACAGGATCCATCTCGAGAACATGCTGGCTGTGACGGATGCGGGGGGCATCGTGCTCCCCGCCATGCCCGGTTTTTACCACCGGCCGCACACCGTGGACGAACTGGTGGATTTCGTGGTCGCCCGCGTCCTGGACCAGTTCGGCATTGCCCAGAACCTCATTCCGCCCTGGACCGGGGACTTCTCCTCATGA
- a CDS encoding molybdopterin molybdotransferase MoeA, whose translation MAEKPIGLEEARERTRRLATPKPAETISLSEALGRVLAEDVKAPRDFPPEARSRRDGFAVRSGDTLGATRERPVLLERLPGLLAAGHFPSIALKAHQCARVVTGAPLPDGADAVIAQEHVKAQGSWIVVSEPFAPGSHVIPAGEEARTHRTVLHRGTCLNPTALAILVNLGVGKTTVFGKPSAALLATGDEVAEPEEKAPGPGVFASGRYILSLLVRLWGGNADSLGIARDDPDEIARRLDDARADLVVTTGGTGHGERDLIAQVWNSLGIAPVFQRIRATPGHRTALGCRGSQIFLALSGNPWAARVIFQELAAPLLAAWQGIQALERFEVPAVITEGVTKRRGETRAIPGVCDFSTAPPRFHPSRSAPGEYLESIGFANAYVLLEEGVDHLPDGGTVTVRFFDLPLWVETRLKASNP comes from the coding sequence ATGGCTGAAAAACCCATCGGCCTGGAAGAAGCCAGGGAACGGACTCGTCGGCTGGCGACTCCCAAACCCGCGGAAACCATCTCGCTCAGCGAAGCCCTGGGTCGGGTCCTCGCCGAGGATGTGAAGGCTCCCCGAGATTTTCCGCCGGAAGCCCGATCCCGCAGGGACGGTTTCGCGGTCAGAAGCGGGGACACCCTCGGCGCCACGCGCGAACGCCCGGTCCTCCTGGAACGGCTGCCGGGACTCCTGGCGGCGGGCCACTTCCCGTCCATCGCTTTGAAGGCTCATCAATGCGCCCGGGTGGTTACGGGAGCCCCTCTTCCGGACGGAGCCGATGCGGTCATTGCCCAGGAACACGTGAAGGCCCAAGGATCCTGGATCGTGGTGTCCGAACCGTTCGCCCCGGGGAGCCACGTGATCCCGGCGGGCGAAGAAGCCCGGACCCACCGGACGGTACTCCACCGGGGCACCTGTCTCAATCCCACAGCCCTGGCCATCCTCGTGAACCTTGGGGTCGGGAAGACCACGGTCTTCGGGAAGCCTTCTGCTGCCCTTCTGGCCACAGGCGACGAGGTGGCAGAACCGGAGGAAAAGGCTCCGGGGCCAGGGGTCTTCGCCAGCGGGCGGTATATTTTGAGTCTGCTGGTTCGTCTTTGGGGAGGGAATGCCGATTCTCTGGGAATCGCCCGAGACGATCCCGACGAGATCGCCCGCCGCCTGGATGATGCCCGCGCGGACCTGGTGGTCACCACCGGGGGCACCGGACACGGTGAGCGGGATCTGATAGCCCAGGTCTGGAATTCGCTGGGAATAGCGCCCGTTTTCCAGCGCATCCGGGCGACCCCGGGACATCGGACCGCCCTGGGTTGCCGAGGATCGCAGATCTTTCTGGCCCTTTCCGGAAACCCCTGGGCGGCCCGAGTGATCTTTCAGGAGCTGGCCGCGCCCCTTCTGGCCGCATGGCAGGGAATCCAGGCGCTGGAACGGTTTGAGGTGCCGGCGGTGATCACCGAAGGGGTGACCAAGCGGAGAGGGGAAACACGAGCGATCCCAGGAGTTTGTGATTTTTCCACGGCGCCCCCCCGTTTCCACCCATCGCGCTCCGCGCCGGGCGAGTACCTGGAATCCATCGGCTTTGCCAACGCTTACGTTCTCCTGGAAGAAGGCGTCGATCACCTCCCGGACGGCGGTACCGTGACCGTGCGCTTCTTCGATCTCCCCCTGTGGGTGGAAACCCGCCTCAAAGCCTCGAACCCTTGA
- a CDS encoding AbrB/MazE/SpoVT family DNA-binding domain-containing protein, with translation MQVEYKNIDPKLVVNEIRNGRSLEAVQKLFGIKFKSEVQDLYLRGLMELGEIPQVGFSRENGLHAKETPQVEVESARVEPEVVHGQARRPAPSQRPVVRRRGRPVPQEPSVVIKTPNLRTIGQSGSITLNKSLLIDQLGFSAGDAFEIYREDDRVVLKKISTSAV, from the coding sequence ATGCAGGTAGAATACAAGAACATCGACCCGAAACTCGTGGTCAACGAAATCCGAAACGGAAGGTCTCTCGAAGCGGTGCAGAAGCTGTTCGGGATCAAGTTCAAGAGTGAAGTGCAGGATCTGTACCTGAGAGGGCTCATGGAGCTGGGCGAAATTCCTCAGGTGGGCTTCAGCCGGGAGAACGGGCTGCATGCCAAGGAGACGCCGCAGGTGGAGGTGGAATCCGCGCGGGTGGAACCTGAGGTGGTTCATGGTCAGGCCAGACGGCCGGCGCCGTCTCAGCGGCCGGTCGTGCGCCGTCGAGGAAGGCCGGTTCCGCAGGAGCCTTCGGTGGTGATCAAGACGCCGAACCTCAGAACCATTGGGCAGAGCGGGAGCATCACGCTGAACAAGTCTCTGCTCATCGATCAGTTGGGTTTTTCGGCGGGAGACGCCTTTGAAATTTACAGGGAGGACGATCGGGTGGTGCTGAAAAAGATCTCCACCTCGGCCGTCTGA
- a CDS encoding IMP cyclohydrolase: MANDLKKIYRTVMEDHFPETLRIAFGEQVLVYRKRTWKIPDDKTGEVIEKGLRYGENPGQEAALYELVGGHLTLGDCRFIDPGNGLTSAITEDDMIQAGKHPGKTNLTDLDNGLYIMKFLMAKPAAVILKHNNPCGAAHGETLSEAYHRANRADRIAAFGGCLVLNRSMDRETASLVAENYLEVVAAPEFEEGTLDILKRRANLRIIRVSRIDRLADYMPLRFVEFKSLMDGGLIVQQSAVNRVKNAQDLTLAETVHQGRTYRIERAPTGREMQDLLFGWFVEQGVTSNSVLFVKDECTAAIGTGEQDRVGVAEIAVFKAYKKYADALCFERHGLSYNELELAVERGERPREEKEAIDHETAEAKGGLNGSVMVSDAFFPFRDGVDVGIRQGITAVVQPGGSLRDWEVITACNEAGVTMVFTGQRAFKH; encoded by the coding sequence ATGGCCAACGACCTCAAAAAGATCTACCGGACTGTGATGGAAGACCATTTCCCGGAAACCCTTCGCATCGCATTCGGTGAACAGGTACTGGTTTACCGCAAACGCACCTGGAAAATCCCTGACGACAAAACGGGCGAGGTCATCGAAAAGGGCCTCCGTTACGGCGAAAATCCGGGACAGGAAGCCGCTCTTTACGAACTGGTCGGGGGCCACCTCACCCTCGGCGACTGCCGTTTCATCGACCCGGGAAACGGGCTGACCAGCGCCATCACGGAAGACGACATGATCCAGGCGGGAAAGCACCCGGGCAAGACGAACCTCACCGACCTGGACAACGGCTTATACATTATGAAGTTTTTGATGGCGAAGCCCGCCGCCGTGATCCTTAAGCACAACAACCCCTGCGGCGCCGCCCACGGCGAGACCCTTTCCGAAGCCTACCATCGAGCCAACCGGGCCGACCGCATCGCCGCCTTCGGCGGATGCCTGGTGCTGAACCGTTCCATGGACAGGGAAACCGCTTCGCTGGTCGCCGAAAACTACCTGGAGGTGGTGGCCGCACCGGAGTTCGAGGAAGGAACCCTGGACATCCTGAAGCGCCGTGCGAACCTGAGGATCATCCGCGTGTCCCGCATCGACCGGCTGGCCGACTACATGCCCCTTCGTTTCGTCGAGTTCAAGTCGCTCATGGACGGAGGGCTCATCGTCCAGCAGTCAGCCGTCAACAGGGTGAAAAACGCCCAGGATCTGACCCTCGCCGAAACCGTCCACCAGGGAAGGACCTACCGGATCGAGCGCGCGCCGACCGGACGGGAGATGCAGGACTTGCTGTTCGGCTGGTTCGTGGAACAGGGCGTGACCTCCAATTCGGTGCTTTTCGTGAAAGATGAATGCACGGCGGCCATCGGGACCGGCGAACAGGACCGCGTCGGGGTCGCCGAAATCGCGGTTTTCAAGGCCTACAAGAAGTATGCGGATGCCCTCTGCTTCGAGCGGCACGGCCTTTCTTACAACGAACTGGAACTGGCGGTGGAACGGGGGGAACGCCCCAGGGAAGAAAAAGAAGCCATCGACCATGAAACCGCCGAAGCCAAAGGCGGTTTGAACGGTTCGGTCATGGTGTCGGACGCCTTCTTTCCGTTTCGCGACGGTGTGGACGTGGGAATCCGTCAGGGGATCACGGCGGTGGTGCAACCCGGAGGGTCTCTGCGCGATTGGGAAGTCATCACGGCCTGCAATGAAGCCGGAGTCACCATGGTGTTCACCGGCCAGCGGGCCTTCAAACATTGA
- a CDS encoding CDP-alcohol phosphatidyltransferase family protein, giving the protein MLKGTSLETEYYRFLERHFVPSLVRLKLRPNHISFIGLLVSVLAGVMFAFQPFWGGIFTLLTGLVDTLDGCLARALGQAKKYGAFLDSVLDRYTELIIYLGIWFYFYRKGGVSPFLSLLILLILFGSLMVSYTRARAEGLGERCLVGFLQRGERIILLGLAGMANPLVNQVLQPLGPLAIPDAALLAALVFLAVGTNLTALWRFWHVLKNLRQ; this is encoded by the coding sequence ATGTTGAAAGGAACCTCCCTGGAAACGGAATACTATCGGTTTCTCGAGCGCCACTTCGTGCCCTCCCTGGTAAGACTCAAGCTCAGGCCGAATCATATCTCCTTCATCGGCCTCCTGGTCAGTGTCCTGGCGGGTGTGATGTTCGCCTTCCAGCCCTTCTGGGGCGGCATCTTCACCCTGCTCACGGGCCTTGTGGACACACTGGACGGGTGCCTGGCACGAGCTCTCGGACAGGCCAAAAAATACGGTGCCTTTCTCGATTCGGTCCTGGACCGCTACACCGAACTCATCATCTACCTGGGAATCTGGTTCTATTTCTACCGGAAGGGCGGGGTCAGCCCGTTTCTCTCGCTCTTGATCCTTCTGATCCTTTTCGGATCGCTGATGGTGAGCTACACGAGGGCTCGGGCGGAAGGGTTGGGAGAACGTTGCCTTGTTGGGTTTCTTCAACGCGGAGAGCGCATCATACTGCTGGGCCTCGCCGGCATGGCAAATCCCCTGGTGAATCAGGTCCTCCAGCCCCTGGGGCCTCTGGCCATTCCGGATGCCGCGCTGCTGGCCGCCCTCGTCTTCTTGGCGGTGGGGACCAACCTGACCGCTCTGTGGCGTTTCTGGCATGTACTGAAAAATCTTCGACAGTAG
- a CDS encoding menaquinone biosynthetic enzyme MqnA/MqnD family protein has translation MRLGRIGFLNVLPIYYPLEAGFVRHAFDLVSGPPAALNRLMAEGSLDLSVVSSVEVARHPERYLVLPDLSISCRGPVQSVLLLSRRPVEALEGAAVHVTNQSGTSIRLLKVLFRRLLGFREVHLKTVALSQALQNGERPEAFLAIGDEALMWAHRTDYPHTWDLGSVWTQWTGRPFVFALWVAQRRLFEHTPTVLEEAAACLRRAKAWGLDHLELVCQAAKNQEILDFDELRSYYGHLHYDFGPDEREGLRHFFEHLAELGEIPAVPEIELSRPLCREA, from the coding sequence ATGCGGCTCGGAAGGATCGGCTTCCTGAACGTCTTGCCGATCTACTATCCGCTGGAAGCCGGGTTCGTCCGGCATGCCTTCGATCTGGTGAGCGGGCCGCCGGCCGCGCTGAACCGGCTGATGGCGGAAGGGTCCCTGGATCTCAGCGTGGTTTCGTCGGTGGAAGTTGCGAGGCACCCTGAGCGTTACCTGGTGCTGCCGGACCTTTCCATCAGCTGCCGCGGACCCGTCCAAAGCGTACTCCTGTTGAGCCGGCGGCCCGTCGAGGCGCTCGAGGGCGCGGCCGTCCACGTGACCAATCAGTCCGGTACATCGATCCGTCTCTTGAAGGTGTTGTTCCGGCGCTTGCTGGGATTCCGGGAGGTGCATCTGAAGACCGTGGCTTTGTCGCAGGCGCTTCAAAACGGCGAGCGCCCCGAAGCGTTCCTTGCCATCGGCGACGAGGCTTTGATGTGGGCGCATCGGACCGACTACCCGCATACCTGGGATCTGGGATCGGTGTGGACCCAATGGACGGGACGGCCTTTCGTGTTCGCGCTCTGGGTGGCGCAGCGGCGCCTTTTCGAACATACCCCTACGGTGCTGGAGGAGGCGGCGGCCTGCCTGCGGCGGGCCAAGGCCTGGGGATTGGACCATCTGGAGCTGGTCTGCCAGGCGGCGAAAAACCAGGAAATTCTCGATTTCGACGAACTTCGGTCCTATTACGGGCATCTGCACTATGACTTCGGGCCGGATGAACGGGAGGGCTTGCGTCACTTCTTCGAACACCTGGCGGAGCTCGGAGAGATTCCGGCGGTTCCCGAAATCGAACTCAGCCGGCCGCTCTGCCGGGAAGCTTGA
- a CDS encoding amidohydrolase family protein, translating to MRRPAPAVLHRARWLLTGRGFPVEDGAVLVEGETIRAAGTFKDVRAFLPARGGVRDHGDAALVAGLVNAHTHLDWSVLRGDLVFPLEGFRAWLEEILAVRGTFSPEEHRRAAEASVAEMHGTGTAVFADMTNDPALSWRCGRRGCGVPHRRLFVEVLGFDRWRLEDVPVLDALGIGDEEGPGMEPISLAAHSPYAVSPELIVSAKAWCRRLGRPFSIHVAEHPEEVEFVRDGTGFCREVLQRLGRWVETWRPPGATPVAYLDQLGVLDERTLLVHAVHVTAEDTERIRRRGAAVCFCPRSNHHMGVGRPNIARFIEAGVPTALGTDSLASNTDLNLFREAAFVLDHWPEMDPAVVLQMATVGGAGVLGVQASRGSLESGKRAEFTAIPLPPAISPREVVEAVIREGQEGRCQWIVGSAEGCGSEGSAS from the coding sequence GGTGCTCCACCGCGCCCGCTGGCTGCTCACCGGGCGCGGTTTTCCCGTGGAGGACGGAGCGGTCCTGGTGGAAGGGGAAACCATCCGGGCGGCGGGGACCTTCAAGGATGTTCGAGCCTTCCTTCCCGCCCGCGGAGGCGTGCGTGATCATGGGGATGCCGCGTTGGTCGCTGGGCTGGTGAACGCCCACACCCACCTGGACTGGAGTGTTCTTCGGGGAGACCTGGTGTTCCCTCTGGAAGGTTTTCGCGCCTGGCTGGAAGAGATCCTTGCGGTTCGCGGGACGTTTTCCCCGGAAGAACACCGGCGGGCGGCCGAAGCGAGCGTTGCTGAAATGCACGGGACCGGTACCGCCGTTTTCGCCGACATGACCAACGACCCTGCTTTGAGTTGGAGGTGCGGCAGGCGGGGTTGCGGTGTTCCGCATCGGCGGCTTTTCGTCGAGGTGCTGGGATTCGACCGATGGCGCCTGGAAGATGTGCCGGTCCTTGACGCTTTGGGCATTGGCGATGAGGAGGGTCCGGGGATGGAGCCGATTTCCCTGGCGGCGCATTCTCCCTACGCAGTTTCCCCGGAACTGATCGTTTCGGCCAAGGCTTGGTGCCGCAGGCTCGGTCGTCCCTTTTCGATCCATGTGGCCGAGCATCCTGAGGAAGTCGAATTCGTCCGAGACGGTACAGGGTTCTGCCGCGAGGTGCTCCAGCGCCTGGGCCGGTGGGTGGAAACGTGGCGGCCGCCCGGAGCGACGCCCGTGGCCTACCTGGATCAACTGGGGGTTCTGGACGAGCGGACGCTCCTCGTGCACGCGGTTCACGTCACTGCGGAAGATACGGAAAGGATCCGGCGACGCGGTGCGGCGGTGTGTTTCTGTCCCCGGAGCAACCACCACATGGGGGTGGGGCGTCCCAACATCGCCCGATTCATCGAAGCCGGAGTCCCGACGGCGCTCGGTACCGACAGTCTGGCAAGCAACACGGATTTGAATCTTTTCCGCGAAGCCGCTTTCGTGTTGGATCACTGGCCGGAAATGGATCCCGCCGTCGTGCTGCAAATGGCGACGGTCGGTGGAGCCGGTGTGCTGGGTGTCCAGGCATCGAGGGGAAGCCTGGAATCCGGGAAACGGGCCGAATTTACGGCGATCCCTCTCCCACCGGCGATCTCGCCCCGGGAAGTTGTGGAAGCGGTCATTCGCGAAGGACAGGAAGGACGATGCCAATGGATTGTGGGTTCAGCAGAAGGATGCGGCTCGGAAGGATCGGCTTCCTGA
- the mobB gene encoding molybdopterin-guanine dinucleotide biosynthesis protein B encodes MIPIVCIVGASDSGKTTLLERLIPELTRRGYRIGTVKHDVHGFQMDQEGKDTWRHSRAGAQTIAIASPRGVASIRKTSDELPLEEVVARYFWEEDLVLAEGFKRSRFPKIEVFRSEVEPSPLCGPGDNRIALVGDETQGLEIPRFSFDQIRELADFIEERYLKDRKSHPVLVQIDGKRLPMNAFVQDFFVGCILGMLSRLRGWRKPRSLLIHIRLGEDP; translated from the coding sequence ATGATCCCCATCGTCTGCATTGTGGGTGCTTCCGATTCCGGAAAGACCACCCTCCTGGAACGACTCATCCCGGAATTGACCCGCCGGGGGTACCGGATCGGTACCGTGAAGCACGATGTCCACGGCTTTCAAATGGACCAGGAAGGAAAGGACACTTGGCGGCACAGCCGCGCCGGCGCCCAGACCATCGCGATCGCTTCGCCCCGTGGAGTGGCCTCCATCCGAAAGACTTCGGACGAGCTGCCCCTGGAAGAAGTCGTCGCCCGTTATTTCTGGGAAGAAGACCTGGTGCTGGCGGAAGGGTTCAAGCGCAGCCGGTTTCCAAAGATCGAGGTGTTCCGGTCGGAGGTGGAACCGTCACCTCTCTGCGGCCCCGGCGACAACCGGATCGCCCTGGTCGGCGACGAAACGCAGGGGCTGGAGATCCCCCGCTTTTCCTTCGACCAGATCCGTGAACTGGCCGATTTCATCGAAGAACGCTACCTGAAGGACCGAAAGTCACACCCGGTGTTGGTTCAAATCGACGGCAAGCGGCTGCCCATGAACGCTTTTGTTCAGGACTTCTTCGTGGGATGCATCCTGGGCATGCTTTCGCGGCTTCGGGGTTGGCGGAAGCCCCGAAGCCTCCTGATTCACATTCGTCTGGGGGAAGACCCATGA
- the mobA gene encoding molybdenum cofactor guanylyltransferase: protein MISGAVLAGGQSRRFGRNKCLETFRGKRLIDRAVESLAESASLVLLVANELEPYLNVDARLVRDVIPRQGPLGGIYTALLFSPYPRVFVKAADMPFLEPRLARRLLTIDEKADVVVPVLEGEYEPLLAVYHARCIPLIARTLEEGERRIVGFYRRARVKRIEEEAWRPFDPDGRSFWNVNTAEDLERILAFEP, encoded by the coding sequence ATGATCTCGGGAGCCGTTCTCGCCGGGGGGCAAAGCCGGAGGTTCGGCCGCAACAAGTGCCTGGAGACCTTCCGCGGAAAACGACTGATCGATCGGGCGGTGGAATCGCTCGCCGAATCAGCGTCGCTTGTCCTGCTGGTGGCCAACGAACTGGAACCCTACCTGAACGTGGACGCCAGGCTTGTAAGAGACGTGATCCCCCGGCAGGGCCCCCTGGGAGGCATCTACACGGCGCTTCTTTTTTCGCCCTATCCAAGGGTTTTCGTGAAGGCCGCCGACATGCCTTTCCTCGAACCCCGCCTGGCTCGCAGACTGCTCACGATCGACGAGAAGGCGGATGTGGTGGTTCCCGTGCTGGAGGGTGAATACGAACCGCTCCTTGCCGTCTATCACGCGCGCTGCATCCCGCTGATCGCCCGCACGCTGGAAGAGGGGGAGCGAAGGATCGTCGGTTTTTATCGAAGGGCCCGAGTCAAACGCATCGAGGAAGAAGCCTGGCGTCCTTTCGACCCCGACGGCCGGAGCTTCTGGAACGTCAACACGGCGGAAGACTTGGAAAGGATTCTCGCTTTCGAACCGTAA